One part of the Gossypium raimondii isolate GPD5lz chromosome 1, ASM2569854v1, whole genome shotgun sequence genome encodes these proteins:
- the LOC105785780 gene encoding uncharacterized protein LOC105785780 — protein sequence MDLTGEMQGKNGKPKLLDQAFSVFFVQLPNKLQNHLKSQFKGLAKDNDGFESANSFLEKEKGSFAGLRIDLEKQLQAWRENPSWVNQPPEIKVSVPKGSLCNLKAKLDVGLPPDAVYDILTDPDSKRIFKNIKEVISRKVLVDEGQRQVVEVEQAALWRFLWWSGTISVRVLVDQNREDHSMKFEQVNTGFMKKFEGQWRIEPVFVDEETCFPFKPKTLAEYCSCSGGKGRIGSKVSLDQLVQPAIVPPPPISWYLRGITAKTTEMLIHDLVAEADRLTGGRQSDSKTSSKEFRLSKELNEYDPVKQIFNIKQRWSLHRRNAKQHRKKLLSV from the exons ATGG ATTTAACAGGTGAGATGCAAGGGAAAAATGGAAAACCCAAGCTTCTTGATCAAGCCTTTTCTGTCTTTTTTGTGCAGCTTCCTAACAAACTTCAAAACCATCTTAAG TCACAGTTCAAGGGATTAGCAAAAGATAATGATGGATTTGAATCTGCGAACTCTTTTCTCGAGAAGGAGAAGGGTTCATTTGCTGGATTGAGGATTGATCTGGAGAAACAATTGCAAGCTTGGAGAGAAAATCCTTCATGGGTCAATCAACCTCCAGAAATAAAG GTTAGTGTGCCAAAAGGTTCTCTTTGCAACCTTAAGGCGAAACTTGATGTTGGGTTGCCCCCAGATGCAGTGTATGATATTTTAACTGATCCTGATAGTAAGAGAATTTTCAAGAACATTAAG GAAGTGATATCTAGAAAGGTTTTAGTTGATGAAGGTCAAAGACAGGTGGTTGAGGTGGAGCAAGCTGCTTTGTGGAGATTCCTTTGGTGGTCAGGTACCATCTCAGTTCGTGTTCTAGTGGATCAAAACCGAGAAGATCACTCG ATGAAGTTCGAACAAGTAAACACAGGATTCATGAAGAAGTTTGAAGGTCAGTGGAGAATAGAACCTGTTTTTGTGGATGAGGAAACCTGTTTTCCTTTCAAACCTAAAACATTGGCAGAGTATTGTTCATGTAGTGGGGGTAAAGGAAGGATTGGGTCAAAGGTGAGCTTGGACCAACTGGTTCAACCAGCCATTGTCCCTCCCCCACCCATTTCTTGGTATTTAAGGGGAATTACTGCCAAGACCACTGAGATGTTGATACATGATCTAGTTGCTGAAGCTGACAGACTCACAGGTGGCCGTCAATCTGACTCTAAAACTTCGAGCAAGGAGTTTAGATTATCTAAGGAACTAAACGAATATGACCCAGTTAAGC